The Anolis carolinensis isolate JA03-04 chromosome 2, rAnoCar3.1.pri, whole genome shotgun sequence genome contains the following window.
AAAACACCCacagaggagagaagccacataaatgcttggagtgtggaaaatgtttctcCCAGAAAGGAGACCTCAAAATCCACAAAGGTACTCATACATCTGAGAAGCCatatgaatgcctggagtgtggaaaaggttttTCTGACAAGAAAAGTCTTATTAGACATGAAATGACtcacagaggagagaaacccCATAAATGTTTGAAATGCGGGAAGAGTTTCTGTGGGAAATTTGCCCTAAAGCGGCACCAAAACACCCacagaggagagaagccacataaatgcctggagtgtgggaaatgtttctccCAGAAAGGAGACCTCAAAATCCACAAAGGTACTCATACACCTGAGAAGCCatatgaatgcctggagtgtgggaaaggtTTTTCTAACAAGAAAAGTCTTATTAGACATGAAATGACTCACAGAGAAGAGAAACCCCATAAAtgtttggagtgtgggaagagtttcTGTTGGAAATTTGCCCTAAAGCGGCACCAAAACACCCacagaggagagaagccacataaatgcctggagtgtgggaaatgtttctttCGGAAACAATACCTCAACATACACAAAATAACCCATGCGCAAGAGAAGCTatataaatgccaggagtgtgggaaaggtTTTTCTTATAAGAGAAGTCTTATTGGACATGAAATGATAcacagaggagagaaaccctatacatgcctggagtgtgggaagagttatTCTTTGAGGGATAGCCTAAGGCTGCACCAAAACACCCACAGAGaagagaaaccttataaatgcctggagtgtggaaagagttattgTTGGAATAAAAGCCTTCTGAAGCACCAAAAAACCCACATGGGATAGAAGTCATATAAATGCTTGGAAGGAGCAAAGCCCTATAAATGTCTGGAATGTGGTAGGAGCTATAGCATTAAATCTGTCCTTACAGCTCAGTCATACAGGGGAGTGTGGGCAGAGTTTTAGCTACAAATCAGATCTCAAAAATGtccagaatctatatatataaaagagtgatggaattcgagcaccgagcaaaacaacaaaactaaacacactccaaactccaaatttgaccacagaatccattatccacgcctccaggttgaaacaacaaaacatccggTCAGAACCTCCACGGGATCCACTCACCCCACACTCCTCCAAAACAAGGGCGGGAGAGGGAATGCCCAGCTTTGCCTTTCCGCTCTCTCTGTGAGCCATCCTCCCATGACGTCACTCCCCAGCCGGCCGACAAAGGCTGTTCCCCGCGCGCGCCCTGCTcgcaagccccgccccctggGAGCCGGAGCCCCAGCTTCTCCTtctggctgcctccttcccctTACTCGCTGCCATCATCAGGATCCCTCACCAGAGGACCCTCCTCAGCTTCTTCTCCAAGTCAGGGAAAACGCCAGGAAGTCACAGGTACCTCCTCCAGGCCaaattgaataccattgaatagccttgcagcatcaaaccctggctgcttcatacctaggggactccattgtcagccaacttgaataccattaaatagccttgcagcatcaagggctggctgcttcatacctaggggactccattgtcggccaacttcaatcccattgaatagccttgcagcatcaaaggctggctgcttcatacctaggggactccattgtcggccaacttgaataccattaaatagccatgcagcatcaaaccctggctgcttcatacctaagggactccattgtcggcagagccggcccaaggaaattttcaagtgtaagcgaaaaaggattttggtgcccccccccaaaaaaaacctcaaTCACCGAGAaagcaggctccgtggaaatgggcaatctgccctgcacgcatgcgcacaggacagatcgcccatttccgccctacctgctcaacgcaggcacagatcagctggcgatctgtgcctgcgttgagcaggctccaTGGAAATGGGCAATCTGCCCTGCGCGTGTCCGCACAAGACAGATTGCCCATTtctgccctgcctgctcaacgcaggcacagatcagctggtgatctgtgcctgcgttgagcaggctccgtggaaatgggcgatctgccccgcgcgcgtgcgcacgggacagatcgcccatttccgccctgcctgctcaacgcaggcacagatcggctggcgatctgtgcctgcgttgagcaggctccgtggaaatgggcgatctgccctgcacgcatgcgcacaggacagatcgcccatttccgccctacctgctcaacgcaggcacagatcggctggcgatctgtgcctgcgttgagcaggctccgtggaaatgggcgatctgccctgcacgcatgcgcacaggacagatcgcccatttccgccctacctgctcaacgcaggcacagatcggctggcgatctgtgcctgcgttgagcaggctccgtggaaatgggcgGTCTGCCCTGCgcgcatgcgcacaggacagatcgcccatttcctccctgcctgctcaacgcaggcacagatcggctggcgatctgtgcctgcgttgagcaggcaccatggaaatgggtgatctgccccgcgcgcgtgcgcacgggacaaatcgcccatttccgccctgcctgctcaacgcaggcacagatcggctggcgatctgcgcctgtgttgagcccaggctgcaaggccgttGAGCCAAACGGCGGCGGCGCAGCGGCAGCATCGGCGGCGctacgggggcgctgtcgacgcctcgacagcgcccctagcggcgtgcGCCCGAGGCGGGCGCTTCAGCGGCCTTATAGGTTAAACCGGCCCTGattgtcggccaacttcaataccattgaatagccttgcagcatcaaaccctggctgcttcatacctaggggactccattgtcggccaacttgaatacccttgcagcatcaaaggctggctgcttcatacataggggactccattgtcggtcaacttcaataccattgcatagccttgcagcatcaaaccctggctgcttcatacctaggggactccattgtcggccaacttgaatcccattgaatagccttgcagcatcaaaggctggctgcttcatacataggggactccattgtcggccaacttcaataccattgaatagccttgcagcatcaaaccctggctgcttcatacctaggggactccattgtcggccaacttgaataccattgaatagccttgcagcatcaaaccctggctgcttcatacctaggggactccattgtcggccaacttgaatcccattgaatagccttgcagcatcaaaggctggctgcttcatacataggggactccattgtcggccaacttcaataccattacatagccttgcagcatcaaagcctggctgcttcatacctaggggactccattgttggccaacttgaatacccttgcagcatcaaagcctggctgcttcatacctacggggaatcctctttatgccaccttccatgccacgaagaaaaccccactaaggactacgccacagcaacgtgtggccgggtacagctagtagtcatatataagagaaataaaaaatatgtctAGAATATGTCTAGAGCTTCCATTGGAGGGCAAGTCCCAAGGTCCACAAAAAAGCCCACATCCTCGTCTAATATCTACTACCGAAGGTTAAGATAAGATGGCACGCAGCCTAAAAGAATTGGGACTATTATTGCAAGATATGGAGAAAAATATCAAATTGGATATTAGACAAATTAATAACCAGCTTCAGGAAGTGAAGCATGAAATACATGCAGTAAAAAAACCTGCAGTCAGCACAGAAAAAGGCTGATGAAAACCAATCGAGGATTGATGAGATGGAGAGACAACTCACTCAGCTGAATGACAGATTTCGCCGGAGAAACTTGAAACTGGCTGGAATTCCTGATGAAGTCCGATCGACACCAGGAGAATTGgagcaaattttggtgagctggctaaatgaaaataaattaacaaTTAAACTTGAGGACATTGTACGAGCCCATAGAATTTATAGACCTATGGGCAACTATCGTCACCCAAGAGATGTGATAATTGCCTTTGCCTCTGAAAAAATTGGAGGCTATGTATACAAAGAACTAAGgaaaattaaagacttgcaattcAGGGGCAGCAAGATCTGGGTTAAGCAGGACTTTTCAGCAGGAACACTTCAGAAGAGGAAAGAGATGAACCCATTGGCTAAAACATTGTTTGAGAATGGGATTAGATTTTCGTGGGCATATCCAGCTACCATTATCGTCTTTCGGGATGGAAAGAGATTTATGGCAAGGAATGCAGAGGAGGCTGACAGAatgctggatgaccttggactcaCCATGCCGCAGGGAGATTGAGAGGGAGAAACTCAAAGCAGCCACGATCCAGAGGAAGTCTTATCTAGCCCTGAAGAAGGAACTTCACTTCAGAGAAAAAAGCCTCGCATGGGACCGATCAGGGGAGAGTCTTTAAATTTAAGACTACCAAAAGTCGAAAAAGATGGGGTGTAAAAAGTAAATGGTAGATGTTAAAAAGATGTACAAATGTTGGGCTACAAAGAATATgttaaggaggggaggggggaaagaggaacGCAGCAAGTCAAATGTATGGGAAGGGACAGGGAGGGAAATTCCTCCCTAAAACAAGGTCGCTTTCTAGGGAGGGAGGGAACCACATAGACATAATCAAGTATAATCCACATGAGCATATaataaaatttgttgtaaaagGTGATGGGTAAGATTATTAAGTTGATATCTTTGAATGTGAATGGCTTGTCATCAAATCTAAAAaagtataaattaattaaattagccaaggcagaagctaacacctcccaaaaaaggatttccccaggcagaaaaaagccaggccttgaacGGAGGAGGGAAgcgaaggggggaggaggaggaggaggaggaaggaaggaaggaagaaaggaaggaaatgcagCCTCCCTGTGGCATGCCTATACTCCCCTTgtcccccacccctcccctcctgCTTCTCATTCAGTATGGCAGCGACAAcacaggagaggaagaggaggaggaaaggtgaagaggaaatgaagaaaaggaagatggaaggagaaaaagggcagTGAAAGAGTTCAGCAGACTTGCCTCAGTTTTCTCTTTTGCGGGCAGGCAAAGAAGGCAAGCAGCAGTACAGCCACAAGgggaagggaaaaggggggaggagggagagaaggagaagggcAGTGTGCGATTgttgtgtggaaaggaatgaagaggcctttttctcctcctctcttgaggtgagggtcctggtctttAAGCCCCACACTttcctgccaggaccctcacctgagtacaAGCCGAGGGGCACCTTttcagcctttaaaagggctgaaaaactcggtctatactcgggtatatacggtaattggtctgtgtattttccccattctctttagtctgattctaaattttgtaataagaagttcgtgatctgaactatagtcagctccaggtcttgttttcaccgactggatggatgtccgccacctttggctgcaaaggatgtagtcaatctgatttcggtgttgaccatctggtgaagtccatgtgtaaagccgtcttttaggttgttggaagagagtgtttgttatgcacattgagttttcatggcaaaattctatcagcctacgtcctgcttcattttgttgtcccagaccat
Protein-coding sequences here:
- the LOC103281281 gene encoding zinc finger protein OZF-like gives rise to the protein MWLKTARNKKEEGRSPRIEAEGYNGNQCPVDTREITIQETIDENREIGNYENDFLQKTSSIHPACDEKYQIVDKPYKCLECGKYFFQKAHLNRHKGTHTGEMPYECLECGKGFSDKRNLTGHEMNHRREKSYKCLECGKCFSLRCNLVQHQNTHRGEKPHKCLECGKCFSQKGDLKIHKGTHTSEKPYECLECGKGFSDKKSLIRHEMTHRGEKPHKCLKCGKSFCGKFALKRHQNTHRGEKPHKCLECGKCFSQKGDLKIHKGTHTPEKPYECLECGKGFSNKKSLIRHEMTHREEKPHKCLECGKSFCWKFALKRHQNTHRGEKPHKCLECGKCFFRKQYLNIHKITHAQEKLYKCQECGKGFSYKRSLIGHEMIHRGEKPYTCLECGKSYSLRDSLRLHQNTHREEKPYKCLECGKSYCWNKSLLKHQKTHMG